In one Echinicola marina genomic region, the following are encoded:
- a CDS encoding phosphoribosyltransferase family protein gives MSEIKTLVLNHKQIQQKITRIAFEIYERNVGEEEIIFAGISGMGYVFAGVLADKVKEISSIEVKKMMITIDKFTKVQPPVQLSEELDFKNKCLIVVDDVLNSARTLTYAIDPFLKYEVKKIEVAVLVNRSHKLFPIAADYTGYELATTLSENIVVNLSEEGSTVYLQ, from the coding sequence ATGAGCGAAATCAAGACATTGGTATTGAACCACAAGCAGATCCAGCAGAAAATCACCAGGATTGCTTTTGAGATATATGAGAGAAATGTAGGGGAAGAAGAGATTATTTTTGCAGGTATATCCGGAATGGGCTATGTATTTGCAGGGGTATTAGCTGATAAGGTGAAAGAGATTTCTTCTATTGAGGTGAAGAAGATGATGATTACCATTGATAAATTTACCAAAGTGCAGCCTCCAGTGCAGCTGTCAGAAGAACTTGATTTTAAAAACAAGTGCCTGATTGTAGTAGATGATGTGCTTAATTCAGCGAGAACTTTGACCTATGCCATTGATCCGTTTTTGAAATATGAGGTCAAGAAAATAGAAGTGGCGGTTTTGGTGAATAGAAGTCACAAGCTTTTTCCTATTGCTGCTGATTATACTGGTTATGAGTTAGCTACCACGCTTAGCGAAAATATTGTTGTGAACCTTTCCGAGGAAGGCTCGACTGTTTATTTACAATAA
- the panB gene encoding 3-methyl-2-oxobutanoate hydroxymethyltransferase gives MSVHQSSNIKRITTHVLQEMKNRGEKISMLTAYDFSMAGILDAAGIDIILVGDSASNVMAGHETTLPITLDQMIYHASSVVRAVKRSFVVVDIPFGSYQGNSSEALRSTIRIMKESGAHAIKVEGGAEIKESVVRILSAGVPVMGHLGLTPQSIYKFGTYTVRAKEEEEAEKLISDAKVLEECGCFAIVLEKIPAALAKRVAETVSIPVIGIGAGPHVDGQVLVVHDMLGITQEFKPRFLRQYADLRGIMTEAVEGYIKDVKSNDFPNEKESY, from the coding sequence ATGTCTGTCCATCAATCTTCGAATATTAAGAGAATAACTACTCATGTGCTGCAGGAAATGAAAAATCGTGGAGAGAAAATTTCCATGTTGACAGCATATGATTTTTCCATGGCAGGAATTTTAGATGCTGCGGGAATAGATATTATTTTAGTGGGCGATTCCGCCTCCAATGTAATGGCGGGGCATGAAACTACCCTTCCGATCACACTTGATCAGATGATTTACCATGCTTCTTCGGTGGTAAGGGCTGTTAAGCGCTCATTTGTGGTGGTGGACATTCCTTTTGGCTCCTACCAGGGCAATTCTTCTGAGGCCCTTAGGTCGACCATTCGCATCATGAAGGAGTCTGGAGCCCATGCTATAAAGGTAGAGGGAGGGGCTGAAATAAAAGAGTCGGTGGTGAGGATTTTAAGTGCTGGAGTACCTGTGATGGGGCATCTGGGACTTACCCCACAGTCTATTTATAAATTTGGGACTTATACGGTGCGTGCTAAAGAGGAGGAGGAAGCCGAAAAGCTGATTTCTGATGCCAAGGTTTTAGAGGAATGCGGTTGCTTTGCCATAGTATTGGAGAAAATTCCTGCGGCTTTGGCCAAGCGAGTAGCGGAGACCGTTTCCATTCCTGTGATCGGTATAGGAGCTGGTCCACATGTGGATGGGCAGGTATTGGTCGTGCATGATATGTTGGGGATCACCCAAGAGTTTAAGCCGCGTTTTCTTAGGCAGTATGCCGATTTGCGAGGAATCATGACTGAGGCTGTTGAGGGCTATATTAAAGATGTCAAATCCAATGATTTTCCGAATGAGAAGGAAAGTTATTGA
- a CDS encoding 6-bladed beta-propeller: protein MRHLLLALLICHLLSCESHVTHKSIPIQQTDVSYPFSKIFNDIRPIKLDDRSILGNIDRLIVTEKSIIILDFDMTKTIKIFDITTGKLIATKSDFGEGILEGSYINDLAFHKDTIYALDTYQKKLFLFDPFLKDIGAISISQPFEGISIQGKRIIAYLNNSNGETIYILNKNGKTLSKWITNGSVRPHLSDEDYFIKNDRKLIHYHPFIDTLYLIEKNKIKTRHLDFHGQFYPIEKYGKLDNPLERLNSFNSFQGYSNLRNGIELPSNELLFNIRYRFAQRFLLIDWKHQKGYLLKELQNDLFPSPSTVNFAGANENFAWYYHTADELQRFYQLNRNKIPEKERLFNSKDEINPVVFIATFKK, encoded by the coding sequence ATGAGACATTTACTTTTAGCTCTGTTAATCTGTCACTTACTATCCTGCGAGTCACATGTCACTCACAAAAGCATACCTATACAGCAAACAGATGTCAGCTATCCATTTAGTAAAATATTTAACGATATCAGACCTATAAAACTTGATGACCGTTCTATTCTGGGTAACATCGACAGACTTATCGTCACAGAGAAATCAATCATTATATTGGATTTTGACATGACGAAAACAATTAAAATTTTCGATATAACAACTGGCAAACTCATCGCCACTAAAAGTGATTTTGGAGAAGGAATTTTAGAAGGTAGCTATATAAATGATTTAGCCTTCCATAAAGACACCATCTATGCCTTAGACACTTACCAGAAAAAGCTTTTTCTGTTTGATCCATTCTTGAAAGACATTGGTGCTATCTCAATCTCACAACCATTTGAGGGCATAAGTATTCAAGGCAAAAGGATCATTGCTTATCTTAATAATTCCAATGGAGAAACAATCTATATATTAAATAAAAATGGAAAAACACTGTCCAAATGGATAACTAACGGCTCGGTGAGACCACACCTATCTGATGAAGATTATTTCATAAAAAATGACAGAAAATTGATCCACTACCATCCATTTATTGACACCCTATATTTGATTGAGAAAAATAAAATAAAAACTAGACACCTAGATTTTCATGGTCAATTTTATCCAATTGAAAAATATGGAAAATTGGATAATCCTTTGGAAAGGTTAAACTCCTTTAATTCATTCCAAGGGTACTCCAACTTGAGAAACGGCATTGAACTACCCTCTAATGAACTACTCTTTAATATAAGGTACCGCTTCGCCCAGCGATTTCTATTAATCGACTGGAAACACCAAAAGGGTTATCTACTTAAAGAATTACAGAACGATTTATTCCCTTCCCCATCAACGGTCAATTTTGCAGGAGCAAATGAAAATTTTGCATGGTATTACCATACTGCAGACGAACTTCAAAGATTCTATCAACTTAATCGAAATAAAATACCAGAGAAAGAACGATTATTTAATTCCAAGGACGAAATAAACCCAGTGGTATTTATAGCAACATTTAAAAAGTAA
- a CDS encoding NADP-dependent isocitrate dehydrogenase, which yields MTTTKTPKILYTLTDEAPALATYSLLPIIKSFTDSAGVAVETRDISLSGRIIANFPEFLKEEQRIGDALAELGEIAKTPEANIVKLPNISASIPQLKAAIKELQAQGYALPDYPDEPKTEEEKGIKAKYDKIKGSAVNPVLREGNSDRRAPQAVKQYARNNPHSMGTWSADSKSHVASMTEGDFYGSELSLTMPAEGTIKIQLEGKDGEVTVLKEALKLQEGEVIDASVMSVKKLAEFLAEQKEDAKKQGVLFSLHMKATMMKVSDPIIFGHAVKVFFAPVFEKHAETIEEVGVDVNNGFGDLISALDKLPAEKRQEIESDIEACYAEGPDLAMVNSHKGITNLHVPSDVIIDASMPAMIRTSGQMWNKNDALQDTKAIIPDRSYAGVYHETIDFCKKNGAFDPTTMGSVPNVGLMAQKAEEYGSHDKTFEIPAEGTVKVLNAAGETLMEHAVEKGDIWRMCQTKDAPIQDWVKLAVNRARATGVPAIFWLDSNRAHDAELIKKVNKYLPEHNTEGLEIKILSPVEATRFSLERIKEGKDTISVTGNVLRDYLTDLFPILELGTSAKMLSIVPLMNGGGLFETGAGGSAPKHVQQFVEEGHLRWDSLGEFLALAVSLEHLGNTFNNDRAIVLGKTLDEATTKFLLNGKSPSRKVNELDNRGSHFYLALYWAEALAAQDQDAALKEVFAKIAKAMEEKEEVIIAELNGAQGSPVDIGGYYKPNEEKTSSAMRPSKTLNGILELVAASV from the coding sequence ATGACCACTACAAAAACACCGAAGATCCTTTATACGCTGACCGATGAGGCGCCAGCTTTGGCAACCTATTCTTTGTTGCCGATTATCAAATCTTTTACCGATTCAGCTGGTGTGGCAGTGGAAACAAGGGATATATCATTGTCGGGAAGAATCATTGCTAATTTTCCGGAGTTTTTGAAGGAAGAGCAGCGTATAGGTGATGCTTTGGCTGAATTGGGAGAAATTGCCAAGACTCCAGAAGCTAATATTGTAAAACTTCCCAACATCAGTGCCTCCATTCCTCAGCTAAAGGCTGCGATCAAGGAACTTCAGGCACAAGGGTATGCATTACCTGACTATCCTGATGAGCCAAAAACCGAAGAAGAAAAAGGTATCAAAGCCAAATACGATAAAATTAAAGGGAGTGCTGTAAACCCAGTATTGAGAGAAGGGAACTCTGATCGAAGAGCTCCTCAAGCAGTGAAGCAATACGCCAGAAACAATCCTCATAGTATGGGTACATGGAGTGCAGACTCTAAGTCACATGTGGCCAGTATGACCGAGGGGGATTTTTATGGTAGTGAGCTGTCCTTGACCATGCCAGCCGAAGGCACCATTAAAATCCAGTTGGAAGGAAAAGATGGAGAAGTAACCGTATTGAAGGAAGCGTTGAAACTTCAGGAAGGTGAGGTAATAGACGCTTCTGTAATGAGCGTGAAGAAATTGGCTGAATTCCTTGCAGAACAGAAAGAAGATGCGAAAAAGCAAGGGGTTTTGTTTTCACTTCACATGAAGGCAACTATGATGAAGGTTTCTGATCCTATCATCTTTGGTCATGCTGTTAAGGTGTTCTTCGCTCCAGTATTTGAAAAGCATGCTGAAACCATCGAAGAGGTTGGTGTAGATGTGAACAATGGTTTTGGAGACTTGATCAGTGCCTTGGATAAACTTCCTGCCGAAAAACGTCAAGAAATCGAATCGGATATTGAGGCTTGTTATGCCGAGGGACCTGATTTAGCCATGGTGAATTCTCATAAAGGTATCACCAACCTTCATGTGCCAAGTGATGTGATCATCGATGCTTCTATGCCAGCTATGATCAGGACTTCTGGTCAAATGTGGAATAAAAATGATGCTTTGCAGGATACAAAAGCAATTATTCCAGACCGTTCTTATGCAGGTGTTTATCATGAGACCATTGACTTTTGTAAGAAAAATGGTGCTTTTGATCCAACTACTATGGGAAGTGTGCCTAATGTAGGTTTGATGGCCCAGAAAGCTGAGGAATATGGCTCTCATGATAAGACTTTTGAAATTCCTGCGGAAGGTACTGTAAAAGTACTTAATGCTGCTGGGGAGACCTTGATGGAGCATGCTGTAGAAAAAGGTGATATCTGGAGAATGTGCCAGACCAAAGATGCCCCAATCCAGGACTGGGTGAAATTGGCAGTGAATCGCGCAAGAGCTACAGGTGTACCTGCTATTTTCTGGTTGGACAGCAATAGGGCGCATGATGCTGAGTTGATCAAAAAAGTAAATAAATACCTTCCTGAGCACAATACTGAGGGACTGGAAATCAAAATTCTCTCTCCTGTGGAGGCGACTCGTTTCTCTTTGGAAAGAATCAAAGAAGGAAAAGATACCATTTCTGTAACCGGAAATGTTCTTAGGGATTATTTGACTGATTTGTTCCCTATTTTGGAATTGGGTACCAGTGCCAAAATGCTTTCTATCGTTCCTTTGATGAATGGTGGAGGTTTGTTTGAGACCGGTGCTGGAGGTTCTGCTCCTAAGCATGTTCAGCAGTTTGTGGAGGAAGGTCACTTGAGATGGGATTCTTTGGGTGAGTTCTTGGCATTGGCTGTTTCCTTGGAGCATCTTGGAAATACCTTCAATAATGATAGGGCCATTGTTCTTGGAAAGACTTTGGATGAAGCCACCACTAAGTTCTTGTTAAATGGTAAATCTCCTTCTCGTAAGGTGAATGAGTTAGACAATCGAGGTAGTCATTTCTATTTGGCTTTATACTGGGCAGAAGCATTGGCTGCACAGGACCAAGATGCTGCCTTGAAAGAGGTTTTCGCTAAGATAGCTAAAGCTATGGAGGAGAAAGAAGAAGTGATCATTGCAGAGCTAAATGGTGCACAAGGAAGTCCTGTTGATATCGGAGGTTATTATAAGCCAAATGAAGAAAAGACTTCAAGTGCTATGAGACCAAGTAAAACCTTAAATGGTATCTTGGAGCTGGTAGCAGCAAGTGTTTAA
- a CDS encoding IS1182 family transposase: MQKQDLNVAFKDYNPNQLMFLPPSLEELIPVHHPGRVVHQIIERIDLSEVYGRYSENGSSSYHPKLLLKVLVYGYLENCYSSRKLEKAVRENIVFMWLAGMQRPDHHTINRFRSERLRDVIGDIFAQVVLLLHEEGLLDIKEVYTDGTKIEANANRYTFVWGKAIKKSKERISSQLQELWNYAGSVASAELGTEEPDFVNPSAEKVSRTIEKINQALEGKAVDKKVKQKLGYAQKNWPAKLEEYAQKEEVLAGRNSYSKTDPDATFMRMKEDHMRNGQLKPAYNLQLSTHGRFVVNYSLHPNPNDTLTLKPHLQQYHQHYGFYPSCCTADAGYGSEENYCFLEQNRIEAYVKYNTFHKELRQESKSKKVHGLLENLYYDPQKDHYICPMGQAMKPSGESTGKTSTGFVQHYRHYAAKNCQGCPLAASCRPGAGNKTLRVNTRLQQQKTRAKQRLTSEQGVQKRRQRATDVEPVFADFKHNKGRARFMLRGAEKVAIETGLIAIAHNLAKMAG; this comes from the coding sequence GTGCAAAAACAAGACTTAAATGTAGCTTTTAAAGACTACAATCCCAACCAACTGATGTTTCTTCCTCCCAGTTTGGAGGAATTGATTCCCGTCCATCATCCAGGCCGTGTAGTTCACCAGATCATTGAGCGGATAGATCTGAGCGAGGTGTATGGTCGATACTCAGAGAACGGATCTAGCAGTTATCATCCCAAGCTGTTGTTAAAGGTGCTGGTTTATGGATATTTAGAGAACTGTTATTCTTCCCGCAAGCTTGAAAAAGCGGTCCGGGAGAATATTGTGTTCATGTGGCTTGCCGGAATGCAGCGTCCCGATCACCATACAATCAATCGGTTCCGTTCAGAACGTCTCCGAGATGTGATTGGTGATATTTTTGCCCAAGTGGTGCTGTTGCTGCATGAAGAAGGACTTTTGGACATCAAAGAAGTGTACACCGATGGGACCAAGATAGAAGCCAATGCCAACCGCTACACCTTTGTCTGGGGCAAGGCGATTAAAAAGAGCAAGGAACGGATCAGCTCCCAGCTTCAGGAACTTTGGAACTATGCCGGTTCGGTAGCCTCCGCTGAGTTGGGGACAGAAGAACCCGACTTTGTGAATCCGAGTGCAGAGAAAGTTTCCCGAACCATCGAAAAGATCAATCAGGCGCTGGAAGGGAAAGCCGTTGACAAGAAGGTGAAACAGAAGTTGGGTTATGCCCAAAAGAACTGGCCTGCCAAACTGGAAGAATATGCCCAGAAAGAGGAAGTACTGGCTGGACGGAACAGTTATTCCAAAACCGATCCGGATGCCACGTTCATGCGGATGAAGGAAGACCATATGAGAAATGGCCAGCTCAAACCTGCCTACAACCTTCAACTCAGCACCCATGGACGGTTCGTGGTCAACTATTCCCTGCATCCCAATCCCAATGATACCTTAACCCTGAAGCCTCATCTACAGCAGTACCATCAGCATTACGGATTCTACCCTTCCTGTTGTACAGCAGATGCTGGATACGGAAGTGAAGAGAACTATTGCTTTCTGGAGCAGAACCGGATCGAAGCTTACGTCAAGTACAACACCTTCCACAAAGAACTCCGTCAGGAATCCAAATCAAAGAAAGTCCATGGCTTGCTGGAAAACCTGTATTACGATCCACAGAAAGATCACTACATCTGTCCGATGGGACAGGCGATGAAACCCAGTGGGGAAAGTACCGGAAAAACCTCGACCGGTTTTGTCCAGCATTACCGGCACTATGCAGCCAAAAATTGCCAGGGGTGCCCACTGGCTGCTAGTTGTAGACCAGGGGCCGGTAACAAAACCCTCAGGGTAAACACCAGGTTACAGCAACAGAAGACAAGGGCAAAACAACGACTCACCTCTGAGCAGGGAGTCCAGAAACGAAGGCAACGGGCCACCGATGTGGAACCGGTATTTGCAGACTTCAAACACAACAAAGGGAGGGCAAGGTTTATGTTAAGAGGAGCCGAAAAAGTAGCAATTGAAACCGGATTGATTGCCATCGCCCACAACCTGGCAAAAATGGCCGGGTAA
- a CDS encoding 3-keto-disaccharide hydrolase, translating to MKKTLLSLSALVMLATTACGSGQHNENTSTSEEEVKAESTSDKREGDWIVLFDGSNTDSWKTYNKETLGSAWKTKDGVLYLDSSEKEGRGDLVTKDEYSNFHLKLEWKISDNGNSGIMFMVHEEEQFRHPYVTGPEYQLLDDEGHPDGKNLKHRTGDLYDMIQATEEASNPVGDWNTTEIIVNDGKLTFKLNGVTTVETTMWDDSWKALIAGSKFKNAEHFGIYKKGKIALQDHGNNVFFKNIMIKEL from the coding sequence ATGAAAAAAACCTTATTATCCCTATCAGCCCTTGTTATGCTGGCCACTACCGCATGTGGATCTGGTCAGCATAACGAAAACACTTCCACCTCAGAAGAGGAAGTTAAAGCAGAAAGTACATCAGATAAAAGAGAAGGTGACTGGATCGTTCTCTTTGATGGCTCCAATACGGACAGCTGGAAAACTTATAATAAAGAAACCCTAGGTTCAGCCTGGAAAACAAAAGATGGTGTCTTATACCTAGACTCTTCTGAAAAGGAAGGCAGAGGAGACCTTGTAACCAAAGACGAATACAGCAATTTCCATCTTAAACTGGAATGGAAAATTTCTGATAATGGCAACTCCGGAATCATGTTTATGGTCCATGAAGAGGAGCAATTCAGACATCCTTATGTAACAGGACCTGAATACCAGTTATTGGATGATGAAGGCCACCCTGACGGCAAAAACCTAAAACACCGCACAGGAGATCTATACGACATGATCCAGGCAACTGAAGAAGCTTCCAATCCAGTAGGCGACTGGAATACCACTGAAATTATTGTCAATGACGGCAAACTGACCTTCAAACTGAATGGTGTAACTACCGTAGAAACCACCATGTGGGATGACAGCTGGAAAGCGCTTATCGCGGGAAGCAAATTCAAAAACGCAGAACATTTTGGTATTTACAAAAAAGGCAAAATCGCCCTCCAAGATCACGGGAACAATGTTTTCTTTAAAAACATCATGATCAAAGAGTTGTAA
- a CDS encoding c-type cytochrome: protein MNISKLASAGAIALAGFAYACGGGSDTKTETTSTPAATAPEKEMSFDEMYKDNPAYLEGQTLVKGSDCMSCHMVERKIVGPSYKDVAAKYENTEENIATLAEHVVKGNSGVWGEVPMPAHPGLSEDDAKKMVKYILLLKK from the coding sequence ATGAATATCAGCAAATTAGCTAGCGCAGGCGCAATAGCTCTTGCAGGATTTGCCTACGCATGTGGAGGTGGATCAGACACAAAAACAGAAACTACTTCCACTCCAGCTGCTACTGCACCTGAAAAGGAAATGAGTTTTGACGAAATGTACAAGGACAATCCTGCCTACCTTGAAGGACAGACGCTTGTTAAAGGATCTGATTGTATGAGCTGTCATATGGTTGAGCGAAAAATTGTAGGCCCTTCTTATAAGGATGTAGCAGCCAAGTATGAAAACACTGAAGAAAATATTGCTACCCTGGCCGAACACGTAGTCAAAGGAAACTCTGGCGTTTGGGGTGAGGTACCAATGCCTGCTCACCCCGGCCTGTCCGAAGATGATGCAAAAAAAATGGTGAAATACATTTTATTATTAAAAAAATAA
- a CDS encoding sugar phosphate isomerase/epimerase family protein produces the protein MKTIKGPALFIAQFADDNAPFNSLKSISEWASSIGYKAIQIPSWDSRFIDLQKAAEDQAYADEIKSTVENAGLEISELSTHLQGQLVAVNPAYNELFDAFAPEELKGDLAGKSAWASQQLMYAARASKNLGLTAHATFSGALMWHTVYPWPQRPAGLVEAGFEELAKRWLPILDEFDKNGVDLCYELHPGEDLHDGVTFEMFLEKVNHHPRANILYDPSHFLLQCLDYVEFIDFYHDRIKMFHVKDAEFNPTGKQGVYGGYQSWINRAGRFRSLGDGQVDFNAIFSKLSQYDFDGWAVLEWECAIKHPEAGAIEGAKFISEKIIRVTEKTFDDFASAGTDEALNKKILGI, from the coding sequence ATGAAAACCATCAAAGGCCCTGCCTTATTTATAGCACAGTTTGCAGATGATAACGCCCCATTTAACAGCCTAAAAAGTATCAGCGAGTGGGCCAGCAGTATTGGATACAAAGCCATACAAATCCCTAGTTGGGATAGCAGGTTTATTGATCTGCAAAAGGCTGCTGAGGACCAGGCCTACGCTGATGAGATCAAGAGTACTGTTGAAAATGCGGGACTAGAGATTTCAGAACTGAGTACACACTTACAGGGACAACTGGTAGCAGTCAACCCCGCTTATAATGAATTATTTGATGCTTTTGCTCCTGAAGAACTAAAGGGAGACCTAGCCGGTAAATCTGCCTGGGCAAGTCAGCAACTAATGTATGCTGCCAGAGCATCCAAAAACCTTGGACTCACAGCCCATGCCACTTTTAGCGGTGCACTTATGTGGCACACCGTTTACCCTTGGCCGCAACGACCTGCAGGACTGGTAGAGGCTGGTTTTGAAGAACTGGCAAAAAGGTGGTTACCAATATTGGATGAATTTGATAAAAATGGTGTAGATTTATGCTATGAATTGCATCCCGGAGAAGATTTGCATGATGGAGTGACTTTCGAAATGTTCCTTGAAAAAGTAAATCACCATCCAAGAGCAAATATCCTTTACGATCCAAGTCACTTCCTTTTGCAATGCTTGGATTATGTGGAATTCATTGACTTCTATCATGACAGAATCAAAATGTTCCATGTCAAGGATGCTGAATTCAACCCAACCGGAAAACAAGGCGTCTACGGAGGTTATCAAAGTTGGATCAATAGGGCAGGCAGATTCCGTTCCCTTGGAGATGGGCAAGTCGACTTTAATGCCATTTTCAGTAAATTGTCCCAGTACGACTTTGACGGATGGGCAGTACTTGAGTGGGAATGCGCCATCAAGCACCCTGAAGCCGGTGCCATCGAAGGCGCTAAATTTATCAGTGAAAAGATCATCAGAGTAACAGAAAAAACCTTTGATGATTTTGCATCTGCCGGCACAGATGAAGCGCTGAACAAAAAAATATTAGGAATTTAA
- a CDS encoding Gfo/Idh/MocA family protein, giving the protein MDQRKLRMGMIGGGPGSFIGAVHRIAANMDGKIELVAGAFSSNAEKSAQAGAELCLESHRIYQSYDEMFEKEKQLPEDQRIDFVSIVTPNHVHFDPSIKALKNGFHVVLDKPMTLTYEEAKELNKVIEETGLLFCLTHTYTGYPMVKEARQLVANGTLGNIRKVYVEYPQGWLWKDFSEEENKQAGWRTDPKRSGVAGCMGDIGTHAMNLAEYVSGLKLDKLCADLNTTLPGRVLDDDGIVLLKFDNGASGVLMASQIATGAENNLKIRIYGDKAGLEWQQEDANSLIIRHPEQPDQIYRAGANNSYLSSYALANSRTPAGHPEGYLEAFANHYRNFARTLLAQSNGQIPEKEWLDFPGTEDGLRGMAFIEHVVKSGQSEQKWTKFEL; this is encoded by the coding sequence ATGGATCAACGCAAACTTCGTATGGGCATGATCGGCGGGGGCCCCGGTTCCTTTATTGGAGCAGTCCACCGCATAGCTGCAAATATGGATGGTAAAATAGAATTGGTAGCAGGAGCTTTTAGTAGCAATGCTGAAAAATCTGCCCAAGCAGGAGCAGAACTTTGCTTGGAAAGCCATAGAATTTACCAATCCTATGATGAAATGTTCGAAAAGGAGAAACAACTCCCTGAAGACCAAAGAATCGACTTCGTCAGTATTGTCACCCCTAATCATGTCCATTTCGATCCAAGCATAAAAGCACTGAAAAACGGTTTCCATGTGGTCCTTGATAAACCAATGACCCTGACTTACGAAGAGGCCAAGGAGTTAAATAAGGTGATCGAAGAAACAGGATTGCTATTTTGCCTGACCCATACTTATACGGGATACCCCATGGTAAAAGAAGCCCGACAATTAGTAGCTAATGGCACCTTGGGAAATATCAGAAAGGTGTATGTAGAATACCCTCAGGGCTGGTTATGGAAAGACTTCTCGGAAGAAGAAAACAAACAGGCTGGCTGGAGAACTGACCCCAAGAGAAGTGGAGTAGCAGGATGTATGGGAGACATTGGTACCCATGCCATGAACTTAGCGGAATATGTAAGTGGACTTAAACTGGACAAGCTTTGTGCAGATTTAAACACCACCCTTCCGGGACGGGTCTTGGATGATGATGGAATAGTATTACTCAAATTTGACAATGGCGCTTCTGGCGTACTAATGGCAAGCCAGATCGCAACAGGAGCAGAAAACAACCTCAAAATCAGAATATACGGTGACAAGGCAGGTCTGGAATGGCAGCAAGAGGATGCCAATAGCCTCATCATTAGACACCCCGAGCAGCCTGACCAAATATATCGCGCAGGAGCCAATAATAGCTATCTTTCCTCCTATGCTTTGGCCAATAGCAGAACTCCTGCAGGACACCCAGAAGGATACCTTGAAGCATTTGCCAACCATTACAGAAATTTCGCTAGGACGCTTCTGGCCCAATCCAATGGACAGATACCTGAAAAAGAATGGCTTGACTTTCCTGGAACCGAAGATGGTCTAAGAGGAATGGCTTTTATAGAGCATGTAGTCAAAAGTGGACAATCCGAGCAAAAATGGACTAAATTTGAATTATAA